A single region of the Arthrobacter sp. PAMC25564 genome encodes:
- a CDS encoding FAD-dependent monooxygenase encodes MKASEIKNLKIAIIGGGYGGAAVAKALQSIGAENVHVYEQAPALGQVGAGIGLRPPTVELFRQWGIFDAIAAVSSPSDHLEILSADGEHILANEEWPFLHAYEQVNHNRMIHRGDFIDALLSVLPEGMVHLGYKLETIEDNGDHATLTFENGEIITADLVIGADGIRSTVRHQLFSQKEPVFSGEHAYRAVISIDDAHGLVTDDNPRFYMGENGTIAYNLPLRHRGQLSYDITAPSDDASWAPEISHEYLEKILEGFDERIVQVARELDLSQVTSRSVFDIDPLDSWHTDSVALLGDAAHAMLHHQGQGANSAILDAGGFADALLQGDSVKDALSIYEATRKPLTDELQRVSRQGWHADAVDSAFPANQ; translated from the coding sequence ATGAAGGCTTCAGAAATCAAGAACCTCAAGATCGCCATCATCGGCGGCGGCTACGGCGGCGCCGCCGTGGCCAAGGCTTTGCAGAGCATCGGTGCGGAGAACGTCCACGTCTATGAGCAGGCGCCCGCATTGGGCCAGGTTGGGGCCGGTATCGGCCTGCGCCCCCCGACGGTCGAACTGTTCCGCCAGTGGGGGATCTTCGACGCGATTGCCGCGGTGAGCTCGCCCAGCGACCACCTCGAGATCCTCAGCGCGGACGGTGAGCACATCCTCGCCAACGAGGAGTGGCCCTTCCTGCACGCCTACGAGCAGGTCAACCACAACCGCATGATCCATCGCGGGGACTTCATCGACGCTCTGCTGAGCGTGCTTCCCGAGGGCATGGTGCACCTCGGCTACAAGCTGGAGACCATCGAGGACAACGGCGACCACGCGACGCTGACCTTCGAGAATGGCGAGATCATCACCGCCGACCTCGTCATCGGCGCCGATGGCATCCGCTCCACGGTACGCCATCAGCTGTTCTCGCAGAAGGAGCCGGTGTTCTCCGGCGAGCACGCCTACCGCGCGGTCATTTCGATCGACGACGCTCACGGCCTCGTCACCGACGACAACCCGCGCTTCTACATGGGCGAGAACGGCACGATCGCCTACAACCTGCCGCTGCGTCACCGCGGGCAACTCTCCTACGACATCACGGCCCCGTCCGATGACGCCTCGTGGGCGCCGGAGATCTCTCATGAGTATCTGGAGAAGATCCTGGAAGGCTTCGACGAGCGGATCGTCCAGGTCGCCCGGGAGCTCGACCTGAGCCAGGTGACGAGCCGTTCGGTGTTCGACATCGATCCCCTCGACTCGTGGCACACCGACTCCGTCGCGCTGCTCGGTGATGCCGCCCACGCGATGCTCCACCACCAGGGCCAGGGCGCGAACTCGGCGATCCTGGATGCCGGCGGCTTCGCCGACGCGCTCCTGCAGGGCGACTCCGTGAAGGACGCGCTGTCCATCTACGAGGCCACCCGCAAGCCCCTGACGGATGAGCTGCAGCGTGTATCGCGCCAGGGCTGGCACGCCGACGCGGTCGACTCAGCCTTCCCGGCCAACCAGTAA
- a CDS encoding phosphotriesterase, with amino-acid sequence MTKVNTVLGTIPAEELEIVAVHEHIGYGMPGSELDTRWWKSPEQAYEETVPKLRKFREYGGGTFVDATGICNGRDVDYYKSLSAKTGVHIVACTGFVGGDTALPHFSRATVDYLTKVFIHDITVGIGNTGAKAGVIKVGVSRGGRMTDLDKRIYRAAARAAVVTGAPILTHLAIDPEPAVTIFNEEGLPLDRVLFGHADDGLNAPITPHDWIYAQGGRIGFDTFGYDLELPDPPFWGRKRAERMEHFVSLVNKGYTDKLLVSADANCSPLGWPGVKGHTINYIFEDMIPDMRAAGIDDATIKLLLEDNPADFLSLSA; translated from the coding sequence ATGACCAAGGTTAACACCGTGCTGGGAACCATCCCGGCCGAAGAACTGGAAATCGTGGCGGTCCACGAACACATCGGCTATGGCATGCCCGGATCCGAACTGGACACCCGGTGGTGGAAGTCCCCGGAGCAGGCCTACGAGGAGACCGTGCCGAAGCTGCGGAAATTCCGTGAATACGGCGGCGGGACCTTCGTGGATGCCACGGGCATCTGCAACGGCCGCGACGTGGACTACTACAAGTCCCTGTCTGCCAAGACCGGGGTCCATATTGTGGCGTGCACCGGTTTCGTCGGCGGCGACACCGCCTTGCCGCATTTCTCCCGCGCGACCGTGGACTACCTGACGAAGGTGTTCATCCACGACATCACCGTGGGGATCGGGAACACCGGGGCCAAGGCCGGTGTGATCAAGGTCGGGGTGAGCCGCGGCGGGCGGATGACGGATCTGGACAAGCGCATCTACCGGGCCGCGGCCCGCGCCGCCGTCGTGACCGGCGCGCCGATCCTGACCCATCTGGCCATCGATCCGGAACCGGCGGTGACCATCTTCAACGAAGAGGGCCTGCCGCTGGACCGTGTGCTTTTCGGCCATGCCGACGACGGGCTGAACGCTCCGATCACCCCGCACGACTGGATCTACGCCCAGGGCGGCCGGATCGGTTTCGACACCTTCGGCTACGACCTGGAACTGCCGGATCCGCCGTTTTGGGGCCGCAAGCGCGCCGAACGGATGGAGCACTTCGTGAGCCTCGTGAACAAGGGCTATACGGACAAGCTCCTCGTCTCGGCCGACGCGAACTGCAGCCCGCTGGGCTGGCCGGGCGTGAAGGGCCACACCATCAACTACATCTTCGAGGACATGATCCCGGACATGCGCGCGGCCGGCATCGACGACGCCACCATCAAACTCCTGCTCGAGGACAACCCGGCCGACTTCCTCTCGCTGAGCGCCTGA